A DNA window from Syntrophorhabdaceae bacterium contains the following coding sequences:
- a CDS encoding (deoxy)nucleoside triphosphate pyrophosphohydrolase → MTNPEYVPVTAAVIEKDGKILIARRKTPFMGYAWEFPGGKLEDNETLEECLKREIREELDIEIHVGPLISLNKHVLNCESAIVLYAYRARHVSGEITLKDHEEVKWVRPEDLLNYDFPDPDRLIARKVSEG, encoded by the coding sequence ATGACAAACCCTGAGTATGTTCCCGTCACCGCAGCTGTGATCGAGAAGGACGGCAAGATCCTCATCGCCAGGAGAAAGACCCCTTTCATGGGCTACGCCTGGGAGTTTCCCGGCGGAAAGCTCGAAGATAATGAGACCCTTGAAGAGTGCCTGAAAAGGGAAATCCGCGAAGAACTCGATATCGAGATCCACGTAGGGCCGCTTATTTCGCTCAATAAACACGTGCTTAATTGTGAGTCGGCCATCGTACTCTATGCGTACCGGGCGAGACACGTGTCAGGAGAAATTACTCTGAAAGATCATGAAGAAGTGAAATGGGTACGGCCGGAAGATCTCCTGAATTACGATTTCCCGGATCCCGACCGGTTAATCGCCAGAAAAGTAAGTGAGGGATGA
- a CDS encoding nucleoside transporter C-terminal domain-containing protein, whose amino-acid sequence MSVYNLVSAGGIVFFIAFLFLFSQSRRRVSFRVIFWGIALQILFALFVFLFPLGAKFFLFLNDATMKLIDSAFEGIRFLFGPLATAPGEAGSLGFILAFQALPSIIFFAALMELLYHVGLMEKLIDVFARIFRMVMGISGAESLCASAQIFLGIESNLTVRPYLSKMTKSELLVVLTTGMATIASSVLGFYVIILAGVFPTVAGHLISASILLAPSAILASKIIIPETEIPLTLGKVVKVEYTKADNVIEAIINGAMAGVKMVVGIGALLIAFIGLVSLVDVGLLYAGKGLGFLLKTPVDITINHILQYVFYPFTVAMGVPPVDAPAIAKIIGERIIMTEVKSYQDLSLIMKEGKIVYERSAVIATYALCGFAHVPSLAIFVGGTSSLVPERTKDIAILGLWSLLAANVACFITGAVAGLFYTGGGGILLHP is encoded by the coding sequence ATGAGCGTCTACAACCTGGTTTCTGCCGGTGGTATTGTTTTCTTCATTGCCTTTTTATTTCTCTTTTCTCAGAGTAGAAGGCGCGTCAGCTTCAGGGTGATCTTCTGGGGTATCGCATTGCAGATTCTTTTCGCCCTGTTCGTTTTTCTTTTTCCGCTCGGGGCTAAGTTCTTCCTGTTTCTGAACGACGCAACTATGAAGCTGATCGACAGCGCGTTCGAAGGCATCAGGTTTCTTTTCGGGCCTCTCGCGACGGCCCCCGGGGAGGCGGGTTCGCTGGGTTTTATCCTCGCCTTTCAGGCACTGCCTTCCATCATATTCTTCGCTGCCCTGATGGAACTACTCTATCACGTGGGCCTCATGGAGAAACTCATAGACGTCTTTGCCCGGATATTCAGAATGGTAATGGGTATCAGCGGGGCCGAGTCGCTCTGCGCTTCGGCCCAGATATTTCTTGGGATTGAATCAAACCTCACGGTGAGGCCCTATCTGAGCAAGATGACAAAATCGGAATTGCTCGTTGTGCTCACAACCGGTATGGCGACGATCGCGTCGAGCGTGCTCGGCTTCTATGTTATTATCCTCGCCGGTGTTTTTCCAACCGTGGCCGGCCATCTCATATCGGCATCCATACTCCTTGCCCCCTCAGCCATCCTGGCAAGCAAGATCATCATACCGGAAACGGAGATTCCTCTGACGCTCGGAAAGGTCGTAAAGGTCGAATATACAAAGGCCGATAACGTGATCGAGGCGATTATAAACGGGGCCATGGCAGGGGTCAAGATGGTCGTGGGGATCGGCGCTCTGCTCATCGCATTCATCGGGCTCGTCTCTCTCGTGGACGTTGGCCTTCTCTATGCGGGCAAAGGCCTCGGGTTTCTCTTGAAGACTCCGGTGGATATCACCATTAACCATATTCTCCAGTATGTCTTTTATCCGTTCACCGTGGCTATGGGGGTTCCCCCTGTGGATGCGCCGGCTATAGCCAAGATCATTGGAGAGCGGATTATCATGACTGAGGTAAAGTCATATCAGGACCTGAGTCTCATCATGAAAGAGGGAAAGATAGTCTATGAACGGAGCGCCGTCATAGCCACCTATGCGCTCTGCGGCTTTGCTCATGTACCCTCGCTTGCGATTTTTGTCGGCGGTACCTCCAGCCTGGTTCCGGAAAGAACCAAGGACATTGCGATCCTGGGACTCTGGTCACTACTCGCGGCAAACGTCGCCTGTTTTATAACGGGCGCCGTTGCCGGCCTGTTCTATACCGGCGGTGGCGGCATACTTTTGCATCCATGA
- the cooS gene encoding anaerobic carbon-monoxide dehydrogenase catalytic subunit: MEGDRISYHESVRRMYERIKKDGMTNIWDRYEAQGLSSSPDQRCPFCQGGVRCDLCSNGPCRADVAKDKRGVCGITGDGMAMRMMLLRNVMGASTYHYHTEQTVKTLRAVADGRSPFTIREPEKLSAFANRFNIPSDFPPDELAIMLCNYFEADFNRKYDEPSYIVETLAPMERKAVWKKLGIFPGGIHGEMMFATSSCLTNVDGYYASLALKAMRLGIAMAYQSQIVNEYCQDVLFGIPRPHTMRVDLGVLDPTYVNVLPNGHEPFLGFAMVELARKPAWQEKAKIAGAKGLRVIANIETGQEMIQRWAMDDVFYGFTGNWIMQEAVLASGCVDLFACDMNCSMPIDPKYAEKYRFKLVAVSPLVVFEGVTDRLEYVPQEAEKQAAVLLEMAIANFKERRSTVEAVVGLPVTEATVGFSSESILDALGGTLTPLFDALNNGLVRGIAGLVSCTTLRDVGQDIHSVRIAKELIKRDVLVLSMGCGNGAMQVAGLTSPNAKEFAGEGLKKVCDTLSLPPVLSFGTCTDTGRLADLLFLISNATGIAIPDLPVAAVAPEYMEQKATIDAIFALALGLYTYVNPVPTVTGGPNLVRLLTSDLKDLTGGVLNVETDYTKAVDGIMAHIEAKRQRLGL; the protein is encoded by the coding sequence ATGGAAGGGGACAGAATTTCATATCATGAGTCCGTAAGAAGGATGTACGAACGGATTAAGAAGGACGGCATGACGAATATATGGGACAGATATGAAGCCCAGGGTCTCAGCTCAAGCCCCGACCAAAGGTGCCCCTTCTGTCAGGGCGGCGTGCGGTGCGATCTGTGCTCGAACGGTCCCTGCAGGGCTGATGTCGCAAAAGACAAACGAGGCGTCTGCGGCATCACAGGCGATGGCATGGCCATGCGTATGATGCTGCTGCGCAACGTCATGGGGGCTTCGACATACCACTACCATACTGAACAGACCGTAAAAACACTGCGGGCGGTGGCTGATGGACGTTCACCCTTCACCATTAGGGAACCGGAAAAGCTTTCGGCCTTTGCCAACCGATTTAACATACCCTCGGATTTTCCCCCTGATGAGTTAGCAATCATGCTCTGTAACTATTTTGAGGCCGATTTCAATCGCAAATACGATGAGCCGAGCTATATCGTGGAAACACTCGCTCCCATGGAAAGAAAGGCGGTCTGGAAGAAGCTCGGAATATTCCCCGGCGGCATCCACGGTGAAATGATGTTCGCTACAAGCTCCTGTCTCACCAATGTAGACGGCTATTACGCAAGCCTCGCCCTGAAAGCTATGCGGCTCGGCATTGCCATGGCCTATCAGAGTCAGATCGTCAACGAATACTGCCAGGATGTTCTCTTCGGCATACCGAGGCCCCACACCATGCGCGTTGATCTTGGTGTTCTCGACCCCACCTATGTGAACGTGCTCCCGAACGGCCATGAACCTTTTTTAGGGTTCGCTATGGTTGAACTGGCGCGAAAACCGGCTTGGCAGGAAAAAGCGAAGATAGCAGGCGCCAAAGGACTTCGCGTTATCGCCAACATCGAGACGGGTCAGGAGATGATCCAACGATGGGCCATGGATGACGTATTCTATGGTTTCACCGGCAACTGGATCATGCAGGAAGCCGTGCTTGCAAGCGGATGCGTGGATCTGTTTGCCTGCGACATGAACTGTTCCATGCCCATAGATCCCAAGTACGCGGAGAAATACAGATTCAAGCTCGTTGCGGTAAGCCCCCTTGTGGTCTTTGAAGGCGTCACCGACAGACTTGAATACGTGCCGCAGGAAGCGGAAAAGCAGGCGGCGGTCCTTCTTGAGATGGCCATAGCCAATTTCAAAGAGAGGCGATCCACGGTGGAGGCGGTAGTCGGCCTGCCCGTTACTGAAGCGACAGTCGGCTTTTCATCGGAAAGTATCCTCGACGCCCTGGGCGGCACCCTGACCCCGCTCTTCGACGCGTTAAATAACGGTCTGGTGAGGGGCATCGCCGGTCTTGTCTCCTGCACCACGCTACGCGACGTCGGGCAAGACATCCATAGTGTCCGCATTGCCAAGGAACTGATCAAGCGCGATGTGCTTGTGCTCTCCATGGGGTGCGGAAACGGGGCCATGCAGGTTGCAGGGCTTACGAGCCCCAATGCAAAGGAGTTTGCCGGAGAAGGTTTGAAAAAGGTATGCGACACCCTTTCCCTCCCCCCGGTGCTCTCCTTCGGTACATGCACCGATACGGGCCGACTTGCCGACCTTCTGTTCTTGATATCTAATGCCACAGGCATCGCCATCCCGGACCTCCCCGTAGCCGCCGTGGCGCCTGAGTATATGGAACAGAAGGCGACGATCGACGCTATTTTCGCGCTGGCCCTCGGTCTTTACACCTACGTCAACCCGGTGCCCACGGTCACCGGGGGACCGAATCTCGTGAGGCTTTTGACCTCGGACCTCAAGGACCTGACGGGCGGTGTCTTAAACGTCGAAACGGATTATACCAAGGCCGTGGACGGCATCATGGCGCATATCGAGGCGAAGCGACAAAGGTTGGGTCTATAG
- a CDS encoding PAS domain S-box protein, with protein MDEMEHAFFGEAPWFRTILNNMPHPVYCQDVQGYYLAYNRAFLKLFGEGLHESYVGKTVFDLPISPEERVSWHKADLDLYRSPGDRTHEQTLTFPDGSVRNVCLRRNTLCHADGKVAGIVGFMSDTPNSAIVKDERRSEAQFDKSSEASPDAILFVENGIITDANERTGRMFGLDRNLLVGRSLADFIASEPGSATERRVDSSGEERYETVGVRRDGTIFPIGVSTRPLDLDGKQIGVSVVRDLTEQKKMEEEILKSKNLQSVGTLAGGIAHDFNNLLMAIVGNISLARLHASEGSKTVDYLAEAERIVFMGKELTNQLLTFSNGVDAVKKHIDIAPLVKETAEEIFRGSFIKPHYTIADDLFLVEVDENQIRRVIRNIISNAKEAMPGGGTISITCENANITMQHKLPLPKGKYVRILIQDEGVGISRENLSKIFDPYFTTKDMGPKKGVGLGLAISYSIIRRHNGYIYVDSAPDKGATFQIYLPAYKQPVSLASARKEVLARGKGRVLVLDDEKLVLEIAEELLRYMGYEVTTTQTGEEAVFLYREAMGSDASYDAVILDLAIEDGMGGAEVMENLKAMDPRVRAIISSGYLHDPVITHFEDYGFAGTLTKPYNPEELDQKLAAVIGGAA; from the coding sequence ATGGATGAAATGGAACATGCCTTCTTTGGAGAGGCACCCTGGTTCCGTACAATCCTAAACAACATGCCTCATCCGGTATATTGTCAGGACGTACAGGGGTACTATCTCGCTTATAACCGGGCTTTCCTTAAGCTCTTCGGTGAGGGGCTTCATGAAAGCTACGTGGGTAAAACCGTTTTTGACCTTCCCATCAGTCCCGAAGAAAGGGTGTCCTGGCATAAGGCTGATCTGGACCTGTACCGCTCACCGGGCGACAGAACCCACGAACAGACACTTACGTTCCCGGACGGCTCGGTACGAAACGTGTGCTTGAGAAGAAATACCTTGTGTCATGCGGACGGCAAAGTGGCAGGGATTGTCGGTTTTATGAGCGATACGCCAAATAGCGCAATCGTCAAAGATGAGCGACGAAGCGAGGCGCAGTTCGATAAGTCATCAGAAGCCTCTCCGGATGCCATACTCTTCGTTGAAAATGGGATCATCACGGATGCCAATGAGAGAACGGGCCGTATGTTCGGCCTTGACCGTAATCTGTTGGTCGGTCGAAGCTTAGCGGACTTCATCGCCTCCGAACCCGGAAGCGCTACGGAACGCAGGGTCGATTCGTCCGGAGAAGAAAGGTACGAAACGGTAGGTGTGAGAAGAGACGGCACAATCTTCCCCATCGGCGTGTCCACCCGGCCCCTTGATTTGGATGGTAAACAGATCGGGGTATCGGTCGTGAGGGATCTTACGGAACAGAAGAAGATGGAAGAAGAAATCTTAAAGTCGAAGAACCTCCAGTCGGTGGGAACCCTGGCGGGGGGCATCGCCCACGACTTCAACAACCTTCTCATGGCCATCGTAGGCAACATCTCACTTGCCAGGTTACACGCATCCGAGGGCAGCAAGACGGTTGACTACTTAGCGGAGGCCGAGCGTATCGTTTTTATGGGAAAGGAACTGACAAACCAGCTCCTCACATTCTCAAACGGCGTGGACGCGGTAAAGAAGCATATCGACATCGCACCGCTCGTCAAGGAAACGGCAGAAGAGATCTTCCGGGGTTCCTTCATCAAACCGCATTATACCATTGCGGACGATCTTTTCCTGGTGGAGGTCGATGAGAATCAGATAAGGCGCGTGATCCGTAACATAATCTCGAACGCTAAGGAGGCCATGCCGGGGGGTGGCACCATTTCGATCACGTGCGAAAATGCGAACATTACCATGCAGCATAAGCTGCCGCTCCCCAAGGGAAAGTACGTGCGTATCCTGATTCAGGACGAAGGGGTAGGGATATCCAGGGAAAATCTGTCTAAAATTTTCGATCCTTACTTCACGACAAAGGACATGGGACCGAAAAAAGGGGTCGGTCTCGGACTTGCCATCTCCTATTCAATTATCAGGCGACACAACGGCTATATCTATGTTGATTCGGCTCCGGACAAAGGCGCAACGTTTCAGATTTATCTGCCCGCTTACAAGCAGCCGGTCTCATTGGCGTCCGCAAGAAAAGAGGTCCTTGCCCGGGGTAAAGGCAGGGTCCTGGTACTCGATGATGAAAAACTGGTTCTCGAGATTGCTGAGGAGTTGTTGCGATACATGGGTTATGAAGTCACCACCACGCAGACCGGCGAAGAGGCTGTTTTTCTCTACAGAGAGGCGATGGGTTCGGATGCGTCCTACGATGCAGTCATTCTTGACCTGGCCATAGAGGATGGTATGGGTGGTGCTGAAGTGATGGAGAACCTGAAGGCCATGGATCCGCGGGTCAGGGCTATTATTTCGAGCGGTTACCTGCACGACCCCGTTATCACACATTTCGAAGACTACGGCTTTGCTGGCACTCTTACAAAGCCGTATAACCCCGAAGAACTCGATCAAAAGCTTGCCGCCGTAATTGGCGGCGCCGCATAA
- a CDS encoding SDR family NAD(P)-dependent oxidoreductase → MELKDKIAIVTGGGQGIGRAIARLFAKEGATVLIAGRTLRSLEETCSEINTAGGEAYFVQTDVSNESEVIRMVSETACRFGRIDILVNNSGISGPTVRVAAMDLSQWNETLAINLTGSMLCAREVLKYMMPARSGSIVNIVSEAGRAGDGRAGYPMRSAYCSSKMGQIGLTETLAVEVGEYNIRVNAVSPGPIQGERIFRVVRKRSEATGAAFEDMLKDLSSNCSLKRLATEEETAAVVLFLASDASSGVTGQTIPVSCGQHISF, encoded by the coding sequence ATGGAATTAAAGGACAAGATAGCGATTGTTACGGGCGGAGGCCAGGGCATCGGCAGGGCTATAGCACGCTTGTTCGCCAAAGAAGGGGCCACTGTGCTTATAGCCGGAAGAACGCTTAGATCTCTCGAAGAAACATGCAGTGAGATAAATACGGCCGGGGGCGAGGCTTACTTCGTCCAGACAGACGTTTCCAATGAGAGTGAGGTAATACGCATGGTATCCGAAACCGCGTGCCGTTTTGGCAGAATTGACATACTCGTCAACAACAGCGGTATCTCGGGGCCGACAGTGAGAGTGGCCGCAATGGATCTGTCTCAGTGGAACGAAACGCTGGCCATCAACCTCACGGGCAGTATGCTCTGCGCGAGGGAGGTACTGAAATATATGATGCCCGCGCGAAGCGGCTCTATCGTCAACATCGTTTCAGAGGCGGGCAGGGCCGGTGACGGAAGAGCCGGCTATCCCATGCGAAGCGCATATTGTTCTTCCAAGATGGGTCAGATCGGTCTTACGGAGACGCTCGCAGTTGAAGTTGGGGAGTATAATATCCGTGTAAATGCGGTGAGCCCTGGACCGATACAAGGGGAACGCATATTCAGGGTGGTCAGAAAACGCTCCGAGGCCACCGGTGCGGCGTTTGAAGATATGCTCAAGGACCTGTCTTCGAATTGTTCCTTGAAACGATTGGCCACGGAAGAAGAAACAGCGGCGGTCGTTCTCTTCCTCGCCTCAGACGCGTCGAGCGGTGTAACCGGGCAGACCATACCGGTGAGCTGCGGCCAGCATATAAGCTTCTGA
- a CDS encoding ester cyclase, translating into MASEVEKNKKIAAEFYDLIINKKDYESAKKFVGNRYKQHNPLVADGPEGLKAFIDFLKTNYPQAKSEIKKIIAEGDLVVLHVLSVRTTELKRAIIEIFRLENGKIEEHWDVIQEIPKTSANPNGMF; encoded by the coding sequence ATGGCATCAGAAGTCGAAAAGAACAAAAAAATCGCTGCCGAGTTCTACGATCTCATCATCAACAAGAAAGATTACGAGTCGGCAAAAAAGTTTGTCGGGAATCGTTATAAGCAGCACAACCCCCTTGTGGCGGACGGTCCCGAAGGTCTCAAGGCCTTTATCGATTTCCTTAAAACAAACTACCCGCAGGCAAAGAGCGAGATCAAGAAGATTATCGCCGAGGGAGACCTCGTGGTACTTCACGTACTTTCCGTGCGCACGACCGAGCTGAAACGCGCGATTATCGAGATATTCAGACTTGAGAACGGCAAGATAGAGGAACACTGGGACGTTATCCAGGAGATCCCGAAAACTTCAGCCAATCCGAACGGTATGTTCTGA